A region from the Pogoniulus pusillus isolate bPogPus1 chromosome 43, bPogPus1.pri, whole genome shotgun sequence genome encodes:
- the SHE gene encoding SH2 domain-containing adapter protein E: MMMMMMMMVKVGTSQGCVHIIVAQTKDHKYTLSQASGVFASVPEVVHYYSTEKLPFKGAEHMALLHPLCSPPLFPLRDWPKRCPSSPAHPQPQLHRHLLPIPSLTSILSCPSPASAPSSSAAHPQPHLHHLLPIPSLSSIIICCPSPASAPSSSPAHLQPHLHHFLPILNITSTISYPSPSSPPSSPAHPHPHLHPLLPIPSLTSIIILYPSPSSPPSSPAHPHPHLHHLLPIPILTSIIISCPSPSSPPSSSPTHPHPHRHPLLPIPSLTSIILSCPSPASPPSSSPTHPHPHLHPLLPIPSLTSIIIPYPSPSSPPSSPAHPHPHLHPLLPIPILTSIPPSHPGAWSKLQPHAPQEGFGSLGCVPPSPPPTPPSPLWGYPQ, encoded by the exons atgatgatgatgatgatgatgatggtgaaggtggg GACCAGCCAAGGCTGTGTGCACATCATCGTGGCGCAGACCAAGGACCATAAGTACACCCTCAGCCAGGCCAGCGGCGTCTTCGCCAGCGTCCCCGAGGTCGTTCACTACTACTCCACCGAGAAGCTGCCGTTCAAGGGCGCCGAGCACATGGCCCTGCTGCACCCC CTGTGCTCCCCCCCGCTCTTCCCCCTCCGAGACTGGCCCAAACGATGCCCTTCGTCTCCTGCccatccccagcctcagctccatcGTCATctgctgcccatccccagcctcacctccatcctctcctgcccatccccagcctcagctccatcGTCATctgctgcccatccccagcctcacctccatcatctcctgcccatccccagcctcagctccatcaTCATctgctgcccatccccagcctcagctccatcaTCATctcctgcccatctccagcctcacctccatcatTTCCTACCCATCCTCAACATCACCTCCACCATCTCCTACCCATCCccatcctcacctccatcctctcctgcccatcctcatcctcacctccatcctctcctgcccatccccagcctcacctccatcatcATCCTCTACCCATCCCCATCCTCACCTCCATCATCTCCTGCCCATCCCCATCCTCAC CTCCATCATCTCCTGCCCATCCCCATCCTCACCTCCATCATCATCTCCTGCCCATCCCCATCCTCACCTCCATCATCATCTCCTACCCATCCCCATCCTCACCGCCATCCTCTCCTGCCCAtccccagcctcacctccatcatcctctcctgcccatccccagcctcacctccatcatcATCTCCTACCCATCCccatcctcacctccatcctctcctgcccatccccagcctcacctccatcatcATCCCCTACCCATCCccatcctcacctccatcctctcctgcccatcctcatcctcacctccatcctctcctgcccatccccatcctcacctccatccccccCTCCCATCCCGGAGCGTGGAGCAAGCTCCAGCCTCATGCACCGCAGGAAGGGTTTGGCTCTCTGGGTTGTGtgcccccctcacccccccccacGCCTCCCAGCCCACTATGGGGATACCCTCAGTGA
- the IL6R gene encoding interleukin-6 receptor subunit alpha, producing MCSCSGSLLSAALLLLAAAPVTGRLCGPAGLPRDTVLGRPGANVTLTCLSREPAADVTVSWQREERGPAAGTGRRQLAEGNSLLLPGLRYEDSGRYLCLGGGRPLRALKLLVEEPPETPRVSCYRRSHDKDVLCEWPLRAKPSPGTRAVLRVKRRFAVENATEQRCRHFSRARKFVCRLPVPTGADDTKPLVVSTCVSNAAGSAAGEDRIITLSSVLKPDPPLNVTVEPLERAPQRLRVNWSYPSSWDPRFYWLRFQVRYRPRPAPTFTEVDQVLSTWLDIRDAWQGTPHVVQVRAQEEFGHGTWSEWSQEVVGTPWIDPKEFTSEVGAFSSQFPTEDGTYRVTLPPELLEEGAADGAVVQASARSMASPYAFLVAGGSLLLGIILFVGIVVRYRQLWQRSQGCSAKPQGEGQHMLVTLAPSSPPLSATSLLPPPGPLAPGALHITNLDYFFSGQ from the exons ATGTGTTCCTGCTCGGGGTCGTTGCTGTccgctgctctgctcctgctcgcCGCCGCTCCCGTTACCGGGCGGCTCTGCGGCCCCGCCG GCCTTCCCCGGGACACGGTGCTGGGGCGCCCGGGAGCTAACGTGACCCTGACCTGCCTGTCCCGGGAGCCAGCAGCCGACGTCACCGTGTCCTGGCAGCGGGAGGAGCGGGGGCCGGCGGCGGGGACCGGCAGGcggcagctggcagagggcaactccctgctgctgccagggctgcgcTACGAGGACTCGGGCAGGTACCTCTGCCTCGGGGGGGGTCGCCCCCTGCGTGCCCTGAAGCTGCTGGTGGAAG AGCCCCCCGAAACCCCTCGAGTCTCCTGCTACCGGCGGAGCCACGACAAGGATGTGCTCTGCGAGTGGCCGCTGAGGGCCAAACCCTCCCCGGGGACGAGGGCGGTGCTGCGGGTGAAGAGGAG GTTCGCGGTGGAGAACGCCACGGAGCAGCGGTGCCGCCACTTCTCCAGGGCACGCAAGTTCGTCTGCAGGCTGCCGGTGCCCACCGGCGCCGACGACACCAAGCCCCTGGTGGTGTCCACCTGCGTCAGCAACGCCGCGGGCAGCGCTGCGGGCGAGGACAGGATCATCACCCTCAGCAGCGTCC TCAAACCCGACCCCCCCCTCAACGTCACGGTGGAGCCGCTGGAGAGGGCACCGCAGCGCCTGAGGGTCAACTGGTCCTACCCCTCCTCCTGGGACCCTCGCTTCTACTGGCTCCGCTTCCAGGTCCGCTACCGCCCCCGGCCCGCCCCGACCTTCACCGAG GTGGACCAAGTGCTGAGCACCTGGCTGGACATCCGCGACGCCTGGCAGGGCACACCGCACGTGGTGCAGGTGCGGGCACAGGAGGAGtttggccatggcacctggagcGAGTGGAGCCAGGAGGTGGTTGGCACCCCCTGGATAg ACCCCAAGGAGTTCACCTCTGAAGTGGGAGCCTTCAGCTCTCAG TTCCCCACGGAGGATGGCACCTACAGGGTCACGCTGCCCCCCGAGCTCTTGGAGGAAGGTGCTGCTGATG GGGCTGTTGTGCAAGCCAGTGCCCGCTCCATGGCATCGCCCTACGCCTTCCTGGTGGCCGGggggagcctgctcctgggcatcATCCTCTTCGTTGGCATCGTGGTGAG GTACCggcagctgtggcagaggagccagggctgcagtgccAAGCCGCAGGGCGAAGGGCAGCACATGTTGGTCACCCTGGCACCCTCCAGCCCTCCACTCAgtgccacctccctgctgccaccccccgGGCCCCTGGCCCCTGGGGCTCTGCACATCACCAACTTGGACTATTTCTTCTCAGGGCAGTGA